GCCGCCGCCCGCCGCGCTGACCTCGTACTTACCCAAGGGGGCGGTAGCCAAAGCCTGACGCGCGGCGGCAACAGCAGCGCCCACAGCGCCGCCCTGAGTAACAGCACCCACGCGCGCGCCGTAGTTCGCGGCGTTGCCCGCATTGCTGGCGGCCACCGCCGCCATCGTGCCGTTGATGACGAATACAGCCAAAAGCACGACCACGGGCAGCGCAATAGCCGTCTCCACCATCGCCTGCCCGCGCCTGATTTTCCTCATACGCCCCCCTTTAGAAATGGCTTGCAATACCGGTGATGAAACCAGAAATGTTGACGCCCAACACTTTCATGGCAGCCCACACCACGATGACCACGGCGGCTATTGCAATGCCGTATTCAGCCATGCCCTGCCCCCGCTGGGCTTTGTGTTTCAGCATCCACAAAAGCATTCGTTCAGACATGATGACGACCTCCTTACGCTATCGGGGAATAGAAAAAGGCGCGTTCCGACAAGGAACACGCCTTTCGGAACTGATTGTAGCCACACTCGCGCGGTTTGTCAAGTATTTCATTTTGCCAGCAACGCCCACAGGCGGGCAGGTGCGCCCCATTCGACGCCGAGCGCGCGTCCTGCCGCCGCGGCTTCCAGGTCGAACCATTCCAGCCCTTCGCCCTGCCCTGTTTCCTGCACTTTGCCGGGGTTCAGGAAAGGGCTGCGGGCGAAGGCTGCCAGGCGGCCAGCTGTGCCTTTGGCTTTCTGCGCCTTGAACGCCCGTCGCACGATTTCCGGCGGTGTGGCCGTAATCAAGACGCGGCCTTCTGGCCCCGTGACCTCCACCGCGCGCAGGTCGGGATATACCTGTGCGACTTCGGTCAAGGGCATGCCTGCCACGGTTTTGCTCAACCAGGCCAACGCCCCTTCGCGGTCGAAGGCAATTTCTTTGGCCTTGGCTTCCCGGCGGGCGCGCTCTTGCATCACAATCGCGCGCCCCACCAATTCCCGCAGCGAGCGGATTTCACGCGCCTGGCGGTGGTTGTACACCGCCAGCAAGGCGGCAAGGAATGCCACCACGAGGAAAAGCAAAGCAGCCCAAAGGTCAATCATGGTCATCCTCCAACAGATGAGCAAGGGATTTCGTCAGCGCCCGAACCTCACGCGGGCGCGGGTCGAGCGTCAAAGACAGCCCTACCACCAACACAGCGCCAAACAGCCAGAGCACAGCAGGATGCTCTTCCGACGGCGGGAGCGAGGCTGGTACTGCGCCTACCTCTCGTTGCGGCGTAGGCGTTGGGGATATTGGAGGCGCTGCTGTGG
This window of the Chloroflexota bacterium genome carries:
- a CDS encoding Flp family type IVb pilin — encoded protein: MSERMLLWMLKHKAQRGQGMAEYGIAIAAVVIVVWAAMKVLGVNISGFITGIASHF